One Tenrec ecaudatus isolate mTenEca1 chromosome 12, mTenEca1.hap1, whole genome shotgun sequence DNA segment encodes these proteins:
- the ZHX3 gene encoding zinc fingers and homeoboxes protein 3 has protein sequence MASKRKSTTPCMIPVKTVALQAAGAGAEAQPAAQAPAEGPQQAPPPEGPAVASEAGPGPSSTEGPALANGHRGALDGHSYACRHCDFRTQDVTQFVGHMNTEHTDPAFVCTQCSFLAKTPEGLSLHTAKCHLGEASFVWNVARPDNHVVVEQSAPESADLPGEPGAEIIITKTPIMKLMKGKAEAKKIHTLKETLPSPLAAGEAPPKHAAGDKEVKEGDHAFSNGPLPHSQAPANAAAKPPHAAGEPLAGTVPVLPAGIAQFLPLQQPPPVHAQHHAHQPLPTSKSLPKVMIPLSSIPTYNAAMDANSFLKNSFHKFPYPTKAELCYLTVVTKYPEEQLKIWFTAQRLKQGISWSPEEIEDARKKMFNTVIQSVPQPTITVLNSPLVPNPGNVQHLIQAALPGHVVGQPEGAAGGLLVTQPLVANGLQAPSSSLPLVVTSVSKQPTTVAPVNTVCANTSSSSAALKVVTAAQSLLTACPGITSQAFLDAGLYKNKKSHQQLSALKGSFCRNQFPGQGEVEHLTKVTGLSTREVRKWFSDRRYHCRNLKGSRPMPGDQGTILMDAATDMPFAPPPKPAPEATCVSPAAAALVTHPAMKRQSWHQTPDFTPAKYKERAPEQLRALESSFAQNPLPLDEELDRLRGETKMTRREIDSWFSERRKRGGATEESREAAESHPQAEEVATEDVGAEEEPVGDSGSLEGPSSQSLAERKVSPIKINLKNLRVTEANGQGELLALGAPCEAEEDVASKPAEQPPGKGSCRKTAQQRHLLRQLFVQTQWPSSQDYDAVVAQTGLPRSEVVRWFGDSRYALKNGQLKWYEDYKRGNFPPGLLVIGPRLRELLQDFYVTHQTLDDDDLQTLCDKTQMNAQQVKQWFAEKMGEETRAVAADLGSEEQGPSGSEPVAVHKGTPGDTCSEVSEESWGEPSAPEASSEPLDTSSPQAGLQLETD, from the exons ATGGCCAGCAAGAGGAAGTCCACCACGCCCTGCATGATCCCCGTGAAGACGGTGGCGCTGCAGGCAGCCGGTGCCGGTGCCGAGGCGCAGCCCGCTGCCCAGGCTCCCGCTGAGGGTCCCCAGCAGGCTCCGCCCCCGGAAGGCCCCGCGGTGGCCAGCGAGGCGGGCCCCGGCCCCAGCAGCACCGAGGGCCCTGCGCTGGCCAATGGGCACCGGGGCGCCTTGGACGGCCACTCCTATGCCTGCAGACACTGTGACTTCAGGACCCAGGACGTGACCCAGTTTGTGGGGCACATGAACACGGAGCACACAGACCCAGCCTTTGTGTGCACCCAGTGCAGCTTCCTGGCGAAAACCCCCGAGGGGCTGTCCCTGCACACCGCCAAGTGCCACTTGGGGGAAGCCAGCTTTGTGTGGAACGTGGCCAGGCCAGACAATCATGTTGTCGTGGAGCAGAGCGCCCCTGAGAGCGCCGACCTCCCTGGGGAGCCCGGCGCGGAAATCATCATCACCAAAACCCCAATCATGAAGCTAATGAAAGGCAAAGCCGAGGCCAAGAAAATCCATACGCTCAAGGAGACCCTCCCGAGCCCGCTGGCGGCTGGCGAGGCGCCGCCCAAGCACGCGGCTGGGGACAAGGAGGTGAAAGAGGGGGACCACGCCTTCTCCAATGGGCCCCTTCCCCATAGCCAGGCGCCTGCCAACGCGGCCGCAAAGCCGCCCCATGCAGCCGGCGAGCCCCTGGCGGGCACAGTCCCCGTGCTGCCCGCGGGGATAGCGCAGTTCCTCCCCCTGCAGCAGCCCCCGCCGGTGCACGCCCAGCACCACGCCCACCAGCCGCTGCCCACGTCCAAGTCCCTGCCCAAAGTGATGATCCCCCTGAGCAGCATTCCCACGTACAACGCGGCCATGGACGCCAACAGCTTCCTGAAGAACTCCTTCCACAAGTTCCCCTACCCCACCAAGGCCGAGCTCTGCTACCTGACCGTGGTGACCAAGTATCCCGAGGAACAGCTCAAGATCTGGTTCACCGCCCAGAGGCTGAAGCAGGGCATCAGCTGGTCCCCGGAGGAGATCGAGGACGCCCGCAAGAAGATGTTCAACACCGTCATCCAGTCGGTGCCGCAGCCCACGATCACCGTGCTCAATAGCCCTCTGGTGCCCAACCCCGGCAACGTGCAGCACCTCATCCAAGCTGCACTCCCAGGGCATGTCGTGGGCCAGCCGGAGGGCGCGGCGGGGGGACTTCTGGTCACTCAGCCACTGGTGGCCAATGGGCTGCAAGCCCCcagctcctctctccccctcgTGGTGACGTCTGTCTCCAAGCAGCCCACCACCGTGGCCCCCGTGAACACGGTGTGTGCCAACACGTCGTCATCGTCGGCGGCCTTGAAGGTGGTGACGGCAGCGCAGTCCCTCCTCACGGCGTGCCCGGGCATCACTTCCCAGGCCTTCCTGGACGCCGGCCTCTACAAAAACAAGAAGTCTCACCAGCAGCTGTCGGCGCTGAAAGGAAGCTTCTGTCGGAACCAGTTCCCGGGGCAGGGCGAGGTGGAGCATCTGACCAAAGTGACCGGCCTCAGTACCAGAGAGGTGCGGAAGTGGTTCAGCGACCGGCGGTACCACTGCCGCAACCTGAAGGGCTCCCGGCCCATGCCCGGCGACCAGGGTACCATCCTCATGGACGCCGCCACGGACATGCCCTTCGCTCCGCCGCCCAAGCCCGCCCCGGAGGCGACCTGTGTCTCCCCTGCGGCAGCCGCGCTGGTGACCCACCCGGCCATGAAACGGCAGTCCTGGCACCAGACCCCTGACTTCACCCCGGCCAAATACAAGGAGAGAGCCCCCGAGCAGCTCCGGGCCCTGGAGAGCAGTTTTGCGCAAAACCCGCTTCCTCTGGACGAGGAGCTGGACCGCCTGAGAGGTGAGACCAAAATGACCCGGAGGGAGATTGACAGCTGGTTCTCGGAGAGGCGGAAGAGAGGCGGTGCCACTGAGGAGAGCAGGGAGGCGGCCGAGAGCCACCCCCAGGCGGAAGAGGTGGCCACGGAGGACGTCGGTGCGGAGGAGGAGCCCGTCGGTGACAGCGGCTCCCTGGAGGGACCGAGCAGCCAGTCCCTGGCCGAGCGCAAGGTCAGCCCCATCAAAATCAACCTCAAGAACCTGCGGGTCACAGAGGCCAACGGCCAGGGCGAGCTCCTCGCACTGGGCGCCCCCTGCGAGGCCGAGGAGGACGTGGCCAGCAAGCCGGCTGAGCAGCCCCCCGGCAAGGGCAGCTGCAGAAAGACGGCCCAGCAGCGGCACCTGCTGCGGCAGCTCTTCGTCCAGACGCAGTGGCCCAGCAGCCAGGACTACGACGCCGTCGTGGCCCAGACGGGTCTGCCCAGGTCGGAGGTGGTGCGCTGGTTCGGGGACAGCAGGTACGCCCTGAAGAACGGCCAGCTCAAATGGTACGAGGACTACAAGCGGGGCAACTTCCCGCCAGGGCTGCTGGTCATTGGCCCCCGTCTGCGGGAGCTGCTGCAAGACTTTTACGTGACGCACCAGACGCTGGACGACGACGACCTGCAGACCCTCTGCGACAAGACCCAGATGAACGCCCAGCAGGTCAAGCAGTGGTTCGCCGAGAAAATGGGCGAGGAGACCCGGGCAGTGGCGGCAGACCTGGGCAGTGAGGAGCAGGGCCCCAGCGGCAGCGAGCCCGTGGCAGTGCACAAAGGGACTCCTGGCGACACCTGTTCAGAGGTGTCTGAGGAGTCGTGGGGGGAGCCCAGTGCCCCTGAGGCCAGCTCAGAGCCCTTGGACACCTCTAGTCCCCAGGCTGGACTTCAGCTGG AAACGGACTGA